From a region of the Candidatus Limnocylindrales bacterium genome:
- a CDS encoding NUDIX hydrolase — MSESRPASEPKEKPARTIRPRDAATLILVRSDGAKPRILMGQRSRGHVFMPDKWVFPGGRVDRADLRAPAASELRPEIAQQLSAGRVRRHPRALALAAVRETFEETGLVVGRAGALQGRVPPAWSDYASHGAAPDLAQFNFVGRAITPPGRPRRFDARFFLAEAEKVLLDERPHASGEELLHVEWFELEQAEELDLPMVTRFVIGEVRRRLAGENVDAPFLRWSRRPVRD; from the coding sequence ATGTCCGAGTCGCGTCCTGCTTCCGAGCCGAAAGAAAAACCTGCGCGTACGATTCGCCCGAGAGACGCGGCCACGCTGATCCTGGTCCGCAGCGACGGAGCGAAGCCGCGAATCCTGATGGGCCAGCGCTCGCGCGGCCACGTGTTCATGCCGGATAAATGGGTTTTCCCGGGCGGGCGCGTCGATCGCGCCGACCTGCGCGCACCGGCAGCAAGCGAGCTTCGTCCGGAGATCGCACAGCAACTTTCCGCGGGAAGAGTTCGAAGGCATCCGCGTGCGCTCGCACTGGCTGCGGTGCGAGAGACGTTCGAGGAAACCGGGCTCGTTGTCGGCAGGGCCGGCGCGCTGCAAGGGCGCGTGCCGCCGGCATGGTCCGACTACGCGAGCCACGGCGCGGCGCCCGATCTCGCGCAATTTAACTTCGTGGGCCGTGCGATCACGCCGCCGGGAAGGCCGCGGCGCTTCGATGCACGCTTCTTTCTTGCCGAAGCCGAAAAGGTGCTGCTCGACGAGAGGCCGCACGCGAGCGGCGAAGAGCTGCTGCACGTCGAATGGTTCGAGCTCGAACAGGCCGAAGAGCTCGACCTGCCGATGGTCACGCGCTTCGTGATCGGGGAGGTGCGGCGCCGGCTTGCCGGCGAGAACGTGGACGCGCCGTTCCTGCGCTGGTCGCGTCGCCCGGTCCGCGACTGA
- a CDS encoding alkaline phosphatase D family protein: MSALRPPGLGPIVGHTTESSCRLWIQANNPMDLARSAAADRRTVGVIGLLSGERKILKAYYFRLQREFDRTGIFTLGEDVALGRHESDGVAPAEIDKPYKLRPDSEYVVRMATLSVDDPRPDDDSPSDAEIAKRLPDIENIQDMLLGKELDDYEVTFRTFPDKDSIQDKVSFLLGSCRYPGLLWKIKEADRIFGPMLSHFDSGPDAARFTLMIGDQVYADTLNRLLPVGRADTYEEFQERYQTAFGSPNMRRLLRTSPTYMMLDDHEIEDNWTQDQLRDAGKHRLFNYAIGAYMSYEWSHSPRTWGRLLYYKFDCGGYPFFVLDTRTQRFKDDAEGLEDNHMLGRPQIDRQHLGQLQQLLNWLSDQQKLRGNVPKFIGSSSVFAPNAMDERLSGEGVPNLFRGNEKRRGDSDSWPAYPRTRQAILQHIVDNHIENVVFLTGDIHCANIARMEIEVNAKQPAARSLGLHLYDITSSAFYWPFPFADGDPNNYVHDSRAPGQFDVFPLNDGEMHYTSWAYTQEDNFCRIYVDRPTSALTVQYFDRNGKLLGVTGKDEGYTDTNVLPLARW; this comes from the coding sequence ATGTCAGCACTTCGCCCACCGGGACTCGGCCCCATCGTCGGACATACGACCGAGAGCTCCTGCCGTCTGTGGATCCAGGCGAACAATCCAATGGATCTGGCACGCAGCGCTGCTGCGGATCGGCGCACTGTCGGTGTCATTGGCCTGCTCTCTGGTGAGAGGAAAATCCTCAAGGCTTACTATTTTCGGCTGCAGCGCGAGTTCGATCGTACTGGTATATTTACGCTCGGAGAGGACGTTGCGCTCGGTCGTCACGAGAGTGACGGAGTCGCGCCCGCCGAGATAGACAAGCCGTACAAGCTCAGGCCGGATAGCGAGTATGTCGTCCGCATGGCTACTCTCTCGGTCGACGATCCGAGGCCGGACGACGACTCGCCGAGCGATGCGGAGATCGCAAAGCGTCTTCCCGACATCGAGAACATCCAGGACATGCTCCTCGGCAAGGAACTGGACGACTACGAAGTCACGTTCCGCACTTTCCCCGACAAAGACAGTATCCAGGACAAGGTCTCGTTCCTTCTGGGTTCGTGCAGGTACCCGGGTCTGCTCTGGAAGATAAAGGAAGCCGACCGCATTTTCGGACCGATGCTGTCGCATTTCGACAGCGGACCGGACGCCGCGCGCTTCACACTGATGATCGGCGATCAGGTGTACGCAGATACGCTCAACCGCCTGTTACCCGTCGGGCGCGCCGATACGTACGAGGAATTCCAGGAGCGCTACCAGACCGCATTCGGCTCGCCGAACATGCGGCGTCTGCTGCGCACATCTCCGACATACATGATGCTCGACGACCACGAGATCGAAGACAACTGGACGCAGGATCAACTGCGGGATGCCGGGAAGCATCGTCTTTTCAACTACGCGATCGGCGCCTACATGAGCTACGAGTGGAGTCACAGCCCTCGTACGTGGGGACGGCTTCTCTATTACAAATTCGACTGTGGAGGTTATCCGTTCTTTGTACTCGATACCCGAACGCAGCGCTTCAAGGATGATGCCGAGGGACTCGAAGACAACCACATGCTTGGCCGGCCGCAAATCGACCGGCAGCATCTTGGTCAGCTGCAGCAGCTGCTCAACTGGCTGAGCGACCAGCAGAAGCTGCGCGGTAATGTTCCGAAGTTCATCGGCTCCTCGAGCGTCTTCGCTCCAAACGCGATGGACGAGCGCCTTTCGGGCGAGGGCGTTCCAAATCTTTTCAGAGGAAATGAAAAGCGCAGGGGAGACAGCGATTCGTGGCCGGCGTATCCGCGCACACGACAGGCCATCCTGCAGCACATCGTCGACAATCACATCGAGAATGTCGTTTTTCTGACCGGAGACATTCACTGCGCAAACATTGCGCGCATGGAAATCGAGGTGAATGCGAAACAGCCTGCAGCCAGGTCGCTTGGGTTACATCTGTACGACATAACCTCGTCCGCGTTTTACTGGCCATTTCCCTTTGCCGACGGCGATCCGAACAACTACGTCCACGATTCGCGGGCTCCGGGTCAGTTCGACGTCTTTCCTCTGAACGATGGCGAGATGCATTACACGTCGTGGGCCTATACGCAGGAGGACAACTTCTGCCGCATCTACGTCGATCGGCCTACGAGCGCGCTGACCGTCCAATACTTCGACAGGAACGGAAAACTTCTCGGCGTTACAGGGAAAGACGAAGGTTACACGGATACGAACGTCCTGCCTCTCGCCCGATGGTAG
- a CDS encoding cytochrome P450, which yields MNIRKSLTADQIDLDDLLFWAMPLEDREGAFHTLREERPIPFFREHEIPGFPIETGPGFWCLTRHEHVLLASRTPEIFSSARGATSIPDLPSDFNEFFGGMINMDDPRHARQRRIVSRGFTPRALARLEASVQSRAATIIDRVIEKGACDFVADIAAPLPLEIICDLMGIPADLSAMVFEQTNIILGIGDPEFTSNGEDAMMAIMGAGANLAQLMRDLAEEHRRRPKDDLTSALLDASQEDGALTDEELCSFFILLVVAGNETTRNSISHGMKALCDYPDERARWAADFDGMAKTAVEEIIRWASPVIHMRRTCTQDTVVGGQKMAAGDKVVLWYNSANRDDAVFRDPYRFDVGRTPNEHVGFGGPGPHFCLGANLARREILVMFREIFRRLPDLEITGEPNRLVSYFINGIKRMPCEFTPGRVARVA from the coding sequence GTGAACATCAGAAAAAGTCTTACTGCCGACCAGATCGACCTCGACGACCTCCTGTTCTGGGCAATGCCCCTCGAAGATCGCGAGGGCGCTTTCCATACGCTTCGCGAGGAGCGACCGATACCGTTCTTTCGCGAGCACGAGATCCCGGGTTTCCCTATTGAGACCGGTCCCGGCTTCTGGTGCCTGACGCGCCACGAGCACGTGCTGCTCGCCAGCCGCACTCCGGAGATCTTCAGCTCGGCGCGCGGCGCCACGTCGATCCCGGACCTTCCGTCGGACTTCAACGAGTTTTTCGGCGGCATGATCAACATGGACGACCCGCGGCACGCGCGCCAGCGCCGGATCGTCTCGCGAGGTTTCACGCCGCGCGCGCTCGCACGGCTCGAAGCCAGCGTCCAGTCTCGAGCGGCCACCATCATCGATCGCGTGATCGAGAAAGGCGCGTGCGACTTCGTAGCCGACATCGCGGCGCCGCTTCCGCTCGAAATCATCTGCGACCTGATGGGAATTCCGGCCGACCTCTCGGCGATGGTCTTCGAGCAGACCAACATCATCCTCGGCATCGGCGATCCCGAATTCACCTCCAACGGCGAGGACGCGATGATGGCGATCATGGGCGCGGGCGCGAACCTGGCCCAGCTGATGCGCGATCTGGCCGAAGAGCATCGGCGCCGGCCGAAAGACGACCTGACGTCGGCGCTTCTCGACGCCAGCCAGGAAGACGGCGCGCTGACCGACGAAGAATTGTGCTCGTTCTTCATCCTGCTCGTGGTCGCCGGCAACGAGACCACGCGAAACTCGATCAGCCACGGCATGAAGGCGCTTTGCGACTATCCGGACGAGCGCGCGCGCTGGGCCGCGGACTTCGACGGCATGGCAAAGACCGCAGTCGAAGAGATCATCCGCTGGGCGAGCCCGGTGATTCACATGCGGCGTACGTGCACGCAGGACACGGTGGTCGGCGGCCAGAAGATGGCTGCCGGTGACAAGGTCGTGCTCTGGTACAACTCGGCGAACAGGGACGACGCCGTTTTCCGCGATCCGTACCGGTTCGACGTCGGGCGCACGCCGAACGAGCACGTCGGATTCGGCGGGCCCGGGCCGCATTTCTGCCTCGGGGCGAACCTGGCCCGCCGCGAGATCCTCGTGATGTTCCGCGAGATTTTCCGCAGGCTGCCGGATCTCGAGATCACCGGCGAGCCGAACCGGCTGGTCTCGTACTTCATCAACGGCATCAAGCGGATGCCGTGCGAGTTCACGCCGGGGCGTGTGGCCAGGGTGGCCTGA
- a CDS encoding PQQ-dependent sugar dehydrogenase — protein sequence MNKGRIVAAFIAALVLACAGQSAADPAANRCGGSKTKGAARYAKSFFACHASALRSGEAVDPECTSRAASKLASAFNKAELLGGCVTTDDETIAQGIVDDTRTSIDALLTPDPTDEARACAATKLQGAGRYLSGRLACYGKPAARGFGPNDECLEMAYERLVSAFSSAETRGGCTTTGELDAVRDLDEDAARSVVQALSPVCGDAIKGPTQECEIGDDGNCPGLCSQSCICVIPPECGDGVAELPEECDDGNLTDGDGCSALCQLENASALCTGVETTAGTSIDAILVSSDFIAPIFLTAPRLDARRVFVVERGGLIRILNLVDNSIDPTPFLDISDLTTNGGERGLFSMAFDPDYESNGRFFISYTNTSGDLVLARYEVSDPNTADESTRKELVLVPHPGAANHNGGQLQFGSDGYLYWSMGDGGSGVNAQDDASMLGKLLRLDVDHDSAPFVTVPATNPHYAGGASELEYIWAKGLRNPWRFSFDRMTGDLYIGDVGAGSVEEVDYSPASSIGGENYGWNIFEASTCHSPPCPDPPTGFTFPVHEYTHASGCAVMGGYVYRGCSMPDLQGTYFFSDLCGAFIHTFEIAGGAATNVTDRTNDAKSAGATFVGVVSWGQDARGEIYIINGNNSIYRMEPQ from the coding sequence ATGAACAAGGGCCGCATCGTTGCAGCCTTCATCGCCGCGCTCGTCCTGGCTTGCGCCGGCCAGTCTGCCGCCGACCCCGCAGCCAATCGCTGCGGCGGTTCCAAGACGAAAGGTGCCGCGAGGTACGCCAAGTCGTTCTTTGCGTGCCACGCCTCCGCGCTGAGAAGCGGCGAGGCGGTCGATCCCGAGTGCACGTCGCGCGCCGCAAGCAAGCTCGCATCGGCTTTCAACAAGGCCGAGCTCCTCGGCGGCTGCGTCACGACGGACGACGAGACCATTGCCCAGGGCATCGTGGACGACACGCGCACCTCGATTGATGCGCTACTGACTCCCGATCCAACCGACGAGGCGCGCGCCTGCGCGGCAACCAAGCTGCAAGGCGCCGGCCGCTATCTCAGCGGCCGGCTGGCGTGTTACGGAAAGCCCGCCGCGCGCGGCTTCGGTCCGAACGACGAATGCCTCGAGATGGCTTACGAGCGCCTGGTCTCGGCGTTCTCCAGCGCGGAGACCCGCGGGGGATGCACGACGACGGGCGAGCTCGACGCCGTTCGTGATCTCGACGAAGACGCTGCCCGCAGTGTAGTGCAGGCGTTGTCGCCGGTTTGCGGCGACGCGATCAAGGGCCCGACTCAGGAGTGCGAGATCGGTGACGACGGGAATTGTCCGGGCCTGTGCAGCCAGAGCTGCATCTGCGTCATTCCTCCCGAGTGCGGAGACGGCGTCGCGGAGCTGCCCGAGGAATGCGACGACGGGAACCTCACCGACGGAGACGGCTGCTCGGCGCTGTGCCAGCTCGAGAATGCGAGCGCGCTCTGTACCGGTGTCGAAACGACCGCCGGTACTTCGATCGACGCGATTCTGGTCAGCAGCGACTTCATCGCCCCGATTTTCCTCACGGCGCCGCGTCTCGATGCGAGGCGAGTGTTCGTCGTCGAACGGGGCGGCCTCATTCGCATCCTCAACCTCGTGGACAACTCGATCGATCCGACGCCGTTCCTCGACATCAGCGACCTGACGACCAACGGCGGCGAGCGCGGCCTGTTCAGCATGGCGTTCGATCCCGACTACGAGAGCAATGGGCGTTTCTTCATCAGCTACACCAACACCTCGGGCGATCTCGTGCTGGCTCGCTACGAGGTTTCCGATCCGAACACCGCCGACGAATCGACGAGGAAGGAGCTCGTGCTCGTGCCGCATCCGGGCGCGGCCAACCACAACGGCGGGCAGCTGCAGTTCGGCAGCGACGGCTACCTGTACTGGAGCATGGGCGACGGAGGATCCGGCGTGAACGCGCAAGACGACGCTTCGATGCTCGGCAAGCTCCTGCGCCTCGACGTCGACCACGACTCTGCGCCGTTCGTCACCGTGCCGGCGACCAACCCGCACTACGCGGGCGGCGCCAGCGAGCTCGAGTACATCTGGGCGAAGGGCCTGCGCAATCCGTGGCGCTTCAGCTTCGACCGCATGACTGGTGATCTTTACATCGGCGACGTCGGCGCCGGATCCGTCGAGGAAGTTGACTACTCTCCGGCGTCGAGCATCGGCGGTGAAAACTACGGCTGGAACATTTTCGAAGCGTCCACCTGCCACAGCCCGCCGTGCCCGGACCCGCCGACGGGCTTCACGTTTCCGGTCCATGAATACACGCATGCCAGCGGTTGCGCCGTGATGGGCGGCTATGTCTACCGCGGCTGCTCGATGCCGGACCTTCAGGGAACCTACTTTTTCTCGGACCTGTGCGGCGCGTTCATCCACACGTTCGAGATTGCCGGGGGAGCGGCGACGAACGTCACCGATCGAACGAATGACGCAAAGTCGGCGGGGGCTACGTTCGTCGGCGTGGTTTCGTGGGGCCAGGATGCGCGCGGCGAGATCTACATCATCAACGGCAACAACAGCATCTACCGCATGGAGCCGCAGTAG
- a CDS encoding M12 family metallopeptidase — translation MMDPRRAAAILSTRSKWANGTVLHYCFFTGSSRYAVPKTQADAVRQAFAVWKSAGIGLDFQEVKKLSEAEVRIGYSTADGSSASAVGRDVLDVPLNQPTTVYGWDLTTPYGRGTALHELGHVLGMEHEHQNPFAGITWHEEAVYTSLAQPPNSWSREKTFHNILEKLSTQQVQGSTWDPDSIMEYEFEPGLIDEPQQYDEKGLYPPGKLSNADKSWAQKWYPGATSQPSVLEPFQSAAIELAAGQQVDFVIRPQESRKYTIATKGASDTLLALFEEISGQPRYLTADDDSGENRNASICYKLFAGRTYYVRLRLYYPGQSGMTSVLVS, via the coding sequence ATGATGGATCCGCGTCGTGCCGCGGCCATCCTGTCGACGCGATCGAAATGGGCCAACGGAACTGTACTGCACTACTGCTTCTTTACCGGCAGCTCGCGTTACGCAGTTCCCAAGACTCAGGCGGATGCGGTTCGACAGGCGTTTGCCGTCTGGAAGTCCGCCGGCATCGGTCTGGATTTTCAAGAAGTAAAAAAACTGAGCGAAGCCGAGGTACGAATTGGCTATTCGACTGCCGACGGAAGCTCTGCATCCGCGGTGGGCCGCGATGTTCTCGACGTCCCTCTCAATCAGCCAACCACGGTCTACGGATGGGATCTGACTACTCCGTACGGCAGAGGAACTGCGCTCCACGAGTTAGGACACGTGCTTGGCATGGAGCACGAGCACCAGAATCCGTTCGCCGGGATCACGTGGCACGAGGAAGCCGTGTACACCTCGCTTGCGCAGCCGCCGAACAGCTGGTCGCGTGAGAAGACCTTTCACAACATCCTCGAAAAGCTGAGCACGCAGCAGGTGCAGGGCTCAACATGGGATCCGGATTCGATCATGGAATACGAATTCGAGCCCGGTCTGATTGACGAGCCCCAGCAATACGATGAGAAGGGCCTCTATCCGCCGGGCAAGCTTTCGAATGCCGACAAGTCCTGGGCGCAGAAATGGTACCCCGGCGCCACGTCGCAGCCATCCGTTCTCGAGCCGTTCCAGTCGGCCGCCATCGAGCTTGCAGCGGGCCAGCAGGTCGATTTCGTGATTCGTCCGCAGGAATCGCGCAAGTATACGATCGCGACCAAAGGAGCTTCCGACACTCTGCTTGCGCTCTTTGAGGAAATTTCGGGCCAGCCTCGATATCTTACGGCTGACGATGACAGCGGCGAAAATCGCAACGCGAGCATCTGTTACAAGCTGTTCGCGGGTCGCACCTACTATGTACGCCTCCGGCTGTACTATCCGGGACAATCGGGAATGACTTCCGTATTGGTCTCATAG
- a CDS encoding MFS transporter has product MPPGLSDPAPVDALTPSAPTLWTPLGHTLFRWLWIATVVSNIGTWMQDVGASWLMTSLAPSPLWVAMVQVATTLPVLLLSIPAGALADVVDRRKLLLTTQTAMVATALALAAITMSGAMTPALLLALTFLIGTGGALTAPAFQAIVPDVVPRAELLSAISLNAMGFHLSRAIGPALGGIVVAAAGPGFNFLLNAASFLGTIVVLSRWHAAERESLLPPEDLRGAMRAGLRYARHAPALHAVMARGAAFTFGASVVWALLPLLAREQLHLGPHGYGLLLGSMGLGSVGGALILPKIRNRVTPDSIVIAASLVFALSCFAIAHVTKPLAVGLLLLPAGMAWIAAASTVNVSAQNSVPAWVRARALSLNLLCIFGGIATGSICWGWLAGRVGVPLALDAAAVSLIGSLAVGRFVRLPDAGPIDLRPAPTAWVSDFAEEPSPNDGPVLVTIEYRIDPANTRDFVRSMASLRRIRRRDGAIRWALWSDPAHPGNYLESFVVASWIEHMRQHERMTKADREVQAVATAFHLGPGAPLVMHRIHAIMG; this is encoded by the coding sequence ATGCCCCCCGGACTAAGCGACCCCGCGCCCGTCGATGCGCTGACACCCTCCGCGCCAACCCTCTGGACTCCGCTCGGCCACACGCTCTTCCGCTGGCTCTGGATCGCCACCGTCGTCTCCAACATCGGAACATGGATGCAGGACGTCGGCGCGTCGTGGCTGATGACGTCGCTTGCGCCTTCACCGCTGTGGGTTGCGATGGTCCAGGTCGCGACGACGCTGCCGGTCCTGCTCCTGTCGATCCCGGCCGGCGCACTCGCCGATGTCGTCGACCGAAGAAAGCTGCTGCTGACAACCCAGACGGCAATGGTTGCCACCGCGCTGGCGCTTGCCGCGATCACGATGTCGGGCGCGATGACGCCAGCATTGCTTCTTGCGCTGACGTTCCTCATCGGCACCGGAGGCGCGCTCACGGCTCCAGCTTTTCAGGCGATCGTGCCGGATGTCGTGCCGCGCGCCGAGTTGCTCTCGGCGATTTCGCTGAACGCGATGGGATTCCACCTGTCGCGAGCCATCGGTCCGGCGCTCGGCGGCATCGTCGTTGCTGCCGCCGGGCCGGGCTTCAACTTCCTGCTCAATGCGGCATCGTTCCTCGGCACGATCGTCGTGCTGTCGCGTTGGCACGCGGCGGAACGCGAAAGCCTGCTTCCGCCGGAGGACCTTCGCGGCGCGATGCGCGCGGGTCTTCGCTACGCCCGCCACGCGCCGGCACTGCATGCGGTGATGGCGCGCGGCGCGGCGTTCACATTCGGCGCGAGCGTAGTGTGGGCGCTGCTTCCACTGCTCGCCCGCGAACAGCTCCATCTCGGCCCGCACGGATATGGTCTTCTTCTCGGGAGCATGGGGCTCGGCTCGGTCGGCGGTGCCCTGATCCTTCCGAAGATCCGCAACCGCGTCACGCCGGATTCGATCGTCATCGCCGCAAGCCTCGTCTTCGCGCTCAGCTGCTTTGCGATTGCGCACGTGACGAAGCCGCTTGCGGTCGGTTTGCTGCTTCTGCCGGCCGGCATGGCCTGGATTGCAGCGGCGTCTACCGTGAACGTCTCGGCGCAGAATTCTGTTCCGGCCTGGGTTCGCGCACGCGCACTGTCGCTCAATCTTCTGTGCATCTTCGGCGGCATTGCCACCGGCAGCATCTGCTGGGGATGGCTCGCAGGAAGAGTCGGCGTGCCGCTTGCGCTCGATGCCGCGGCCGTGAGCCTCATCGGCAGCCTTGCCGTTGGCAGATTCGTGCGTCTTCCCGACGCAGGGCCGATCGACCTGAGGCCCGCACCTACAGCATGGGTCTCCGATTTCGCCGAAGAACCGTCACCCAACGACGGCCCCGTGCTCGTCACGATCGAGTACCGGATCGATCCCGCCAATACGCGCGACTTCGTGCGGAGCATGGCGAGTCTTCGCCGCATTCGCCGCCGCGATGGTGCGATTCGCTGGGCGCTGTGGTCGGATCCTGCGCACCCGGGAAATTATCTGGAAAGTTTCGTCGTGGCTTCGTGGATCGAGCACATGCGCCAGCACGAGCGAATGACCAAAGCCGATCGCGAGGTGCAGGCAGTCGCGACTGCATTTCATCTCGGCCCCGGTGCACCGCTCGTCATGCACCGCATTCACGCGATAATGGGTTGA
- a CDS encoding SDR family NAD(P)-dependent oxidoreductase, producing MSLLSTIKGRRGANGFGYASTAEEVTDGLDLRGQNILITGVGSGLGQESARVLAMRGATIFGAARSPAKAEEACRAFGKNAVPLACELSDPDSVRACVETVKGTGAKLDAILCNAGIMALPKRELHYGQELQFFTNHIGHFLLVTGLVGRLAPAGRVVMLSSDAHTMAPATGIQFDDLTFEKGYRPWRAYGQSKLANLLFARSLARRFAGTKQTANALHPGVIATNLGRHMNVIARTALGLASAIALKSIPEGAATQCFVTAHPSLAGVSGEYFYDCNIGKSSRHGRDAAMADRLWSVTEEIVAKL from the coding sequence ATGTCCCTGCTCTCGACAATCAAAGGCCGGCGCGGCGCCAACGGCTTCGGTTATGCTTCGACCGCAGAGGAAGTCACCGACGGCCTCGACCTGCGCGGGCAGAACATCCTCATCACCGGCGTCGGCTCGGGTCTCGGACAGGAAAGCGCCCGCGTGCTGGCAATGCGCGGTGCAACGATCTTCGGCGCCGCGCGCAGCCCTGCGAAGGCGGAGGAGGCGTGCCGCGCGTTCGGAAAGAACGCTGTGCCGCTCGCCTGCGAGCTTTCCGATCCCGACTCGGTCCGTGCATGCGTCGAAACCGTCAAGGGCACGGGCGCAAAGCTCGATGCGATTCTGTGCAACGCGGGAATCATGGCGCTGCCGAAACGAGAGCTTCACTACGGACAGGAGCTGCAGTTCTTCACCAACCACATCGGTCATTTCCTGCTCGTGACGGGCCTCGTCGGCCGGCTTGCGCCGGCGGGGCGAGTCGTGATGCTTTCGAGCGACGCGCACACCATGGCGCCCGCGACCGGTATCCAGTTCGATGATCTTACGTTCGAGAAGGGCTACCGGCCATGGAGAGCCTACGGGCAATCCAAGCTCGCGAATCTCCTGTTCGCGCGATCCCTGGCGCGCCGCTTCGCCGGCACGAAACAGACGGCCAATGCACTGCACCCCGGCGTGATCGCAACCAACCTCGGCCGCCACATGAACGTCATCGCGCGCACTGCCCTCGGCCTGGCTTCGGCGATCGCGCTCAAGAGCATTCCGGAAGGCGCCGCCACCCAGTGCTTCGTAACTGCTCATCCGTCGCTGGCCGGCGTTTCGGGCGAGTATTTCTACGATTGCAACATTGGGAAATCCTCGCGTCATGGACGCGACGCCGCGATGGCGGACCGCCTGTGGTCGGTCACCGAGGAGATCGTCGCGAAGCTCTGA
- a CDS encoding DUF3047 domain-containing protein, producing the protein MRNPRRLLSLPSAILAVSMAIAAPPARADDCIPIENFSAAKVGEFPAGWKVRKDEAKKTYTVQEESGSRFLRAHSVGLGQQAARSFEWNLDEYPILAWRWRPMEFPKNGDERESSRNDSVLAVYLLVPYSTIRGPRAVKYIWSEKVPTGTRLESNMGLTKVRVLRSGTDGKGTWTDERVDVRSDFLSAFELEAAPKPGGIAVLTDADETSSSATGDYADFRACRK; encoded by the coding sequence ATGCGGAACCCGCGCCGCCTTCTGTCATTGCCATCCGCAATCCTCGCCGTTTCGATGGCCATCGCCGCTCCGCCGGCTCGCGCCGACGACTGCATCCCGATCGAAAATTTCTCCGCCGCAAAAGTCGGAGAGTTCCCCGCCGGCTGGAAAGTGCGCAAGGACGAGGCGAAGAAGACCTACACCGTCCAGGAGGAATCCGGTTCGCGATTCCTTCGCGCGCACTCGGTGGGCCTCGGCCAGCAGGCTGCCAGGTCCTTCGAGTGGAACCTCGACGAATACCCGATCCTCGCATGGCGCTGGCGGCCCATGGAGTTCCCGAAGAACGGCGACGAACGCGAATCGTCGCGCAACGACAGCGTGCTCGCCGTCTACCTGCTGGTGCCGTACTCGACCATTCGCGGTCCGCGCGCGGTCAAGTACATCTGGAGCGAGAAGGTTCCGACCGGGACACGCCTCGAATCGAACATGGGACTGACCAAGGTACGCGTGCTGCGCAGCGGGACCGACGGCAAAGGCACGTGGACCGACGAGCGGGTCGACGTCCGATCGGACTTCCTGTCGGCATTCGAGCTCGAAGCCGCGCCGAAACCCGGCGGAATCGCCGTGCTTACCGATGCGGACGAGACCAGCTCGAGCGCGACGGGCGACTACGCCGACTTCCGGGCCTGTCGAAAGTAA